A genomic segment from Conger conger chromosome 2, fConCon1.1, whole genome shotgun sequence encodes:
- the st6galnac gene encoding alpha-N-acetylgalactosaminide alpha-2,6-sialyltransferase 2 isoform X2 — protein MTADGVRSRLGMSFLGICGMLLLYILFFSLEDQRPGHTPQPRPLSQGHPPQPHPPTVSFGGTLKPPTPDLPKPPPPPSEPPFIGDHYAQDDLEPLSNCSTGIWQRIMGTVFALEASLAALNSSASRRMCDDWATRGRGSACIRCAVVGNGGILRGSRRGQEIDQHHYVFRTNGAVIEGFEEDVGSRTSLYTFSTNTMRNSLVSYASVGYTGPPISEETRYVFLPDHDRDYLLLRAAVTHQPVDRGPERSKRPPTYFGEHVTAQKFKMYHPDFIRYLRNRFLRSSVLKTQYRDIYRPSTGAVMLLAALHTCDQVSAYGFMTPDYRKYSDHYYDNQFRPVGFFINHDLRLEMSLWQQLHQAGLIRLYMRP, from the exons ATGACAGCAGACGGTGTGAGGTCACGGCTGGGCATGTCCTTCCTGGGCATTTGTGGGATGCTTCTTCTCTACATCCTGTTTTTCAGCCTGGAGGACCAGAGACCTGGCCacaccccccagccccgcccactTTCCCAAGgccaccccccccagccccacccacccactgtCAG CTTTGGGGGAACCCTAAAGCCCCCGACCCCAGacctccccaaacccccacccccacccagtgAGCCCCCATTCATCGGGGATCACTATGCTCAAGATGACCTGGAGCCCCTTTCT aacTGCTCGACAGGGATTTGGCAGAGGATCATGGGTACGGTGTTTG CGCTGGAGGCCTCTCTGGCCGCACTGAACTCCTCGGCCAGCCGGCGGATGTGTGATGACTGGGCCACGCGTGGGCGGGGCTCCGCCTGCATCCGCTGTGCTGTGGTGGGCAACGGCGGGATCCTGCGAGGGTCACGCAGAGGTCAGGAGATCGACCAGCACCACTACGTCTTCAG gaCTAATGGTGCTGTGATTGAAGGCTTTGAGGAGGACGTGGGCTCTCGTACATCCCTCTACACATTCTCCACCAACACCATGCGCAACTCTCTAGTCAGCTATGCTTCTGTAGGGTACACGGGCCCCCCCATCTctgag gaGACGAGGTATGTGTTTTTGCCCGATCATGACCGTGACTACCTGCTGCTCAGGGCTGCAGTGACTCACCAGCCTGTGGACAGAGGCCCGGAGCGCAGCAAGAG ACCACCCACTTATTTTGGGGAACATGTGACAGCTCAGAAATTCAAAATGTACCACCCAGACTTCATCAGGTAcctgaggaacag gtTTCTGCGATCCTCAGTTCTGAAGACCCAGTACAGAGATATATACCGCCCATCAACTGGAGCTGTCATGCTATTGGCTGCCCTGCACACATGTGACCAG gTCAGTGCTTATGGCTTTATGACACCGGACTACAGGAAGTATTCAGACCATTACTATGACAACCAGTTCCGGCCTGTGGGGTTCTTCATCAACCATGACCTGCGCCTGGAGATGTCGCTATGGCAACAGCTGCACCAGGCTGGCCTCATCCGCCTGTACATGCGCCCGTGA
- the st6galnac gene encoding alpha-N-acetylgalactosaminide alpha-2,6-sialyltransferase 2 isoform X1, which produces MTADGVRSRLGMSFLGICGMLLLYILFFSLEDQRPGHTPQPRPLSQGHPPQPHPPTVSFGGTLKPPTPDLPKPPPPPSEPPFIGDHYAQDDLEPLSNCSTGIWQRIMGTVFGERFLPHVPVLQWQGHVSPLEYQRLRQYPGAHGWGGVQYETLEASLAALNSSASRRMCDDWATRGRGSACIRCAVVGNGGILRGSRRGQEIDQHHYVFRTNGAVIEGFEEDVGSRTSLYTFSTNTMRNSLVSYASVGYTGPPISEETRYVFLPDHDRDYLLLRAAVTHQPVDRGPERSKRPPTYFGEHVTAQKFKMYHPDFIRYLRNRFLRSSVLKTQYRDIYRPSTGAVMLLAALHTCDQVSAYGFMTPDYRKYSDHYYDNQFRPVGFFINHDLRLEMSLWQQLHQAGLIRLYMRP; this is translated from the exons ATGACAGCAGACGGTGTGAGGTCACGGCTGGGCATGTCCTTCCTGGGCATTTGTGGGATGCTTCTTCTCTACATCCTGTTTTTCAGCCTGGAGGACCAGAGACCTGGCCacaccccccagccccgcccactTTCCCAAGgccaccccccccagccccacccacccactgtCAG CTTTGGGGGAACCCTAAAGCCCCCGACCCCAGacctccccaaacccccacccccacccagtgAGCCCCCATTCATCGGGGATCACTATGCTCAAGATGACCTGGAGCCCCTTTCT aacTGCTCGACAGGGATTTGGCAGAGGATCATGGGTACGGTGTTTGGTGAGCGGTTCCTGCCGCATGTCCCAGTTCTGCAGTGGCAGGGCCACGTCTCCCCCCTGGAGTACCAGCGTCTCAGACAGTACCCTGGGGCTCACGGCTGGGGAGGGGTGCAGTATGAGA CGCTGGAGGCCTCTCTGGCCGCACTGAACTCCTCGGCCAGCCGGCGGATGTGTGATGACTGGGCCACGCGTGGGCGGGGCTCCGCCTGCATCCGCTGTGCTGTGGTGGGCAACGGCGGGATCCTGCGAGGGTCACGCAGAGGTCAGGAGATCGACCAGCACCACTACGTCTTCAG gaCTAATGGTGCTGTGATTGAAGGCTTTGAGGAGGACGTGGGCTCTCGTACATCCCTCTACACATTCTCCACCAACACCATGCGCAACTCTCTAGTCAGCTATGCTTCTGTAGGGTACACGGGCCCCCCCATCTctgag gaGACGAGGTATGTGTTTTTGCCCGATCATGACCGTGACTACCTGCTGCTCAGGGCTGCAGTGACTCACCAGCCTGTGGACAGAGGCCCGGAGCGCAGCAAGAG ACCACCCACTTATTTTGGGGAACATGTGACAGCTCAGAAATTCAAAATGTACCACCCAGACTTCATCAGGTAcctgaggaacag gtTTCTGCGATCCTCAGTTCTGAAGACCCAGTACAGAGATATATACCGCCCATCAACTGGAGCTGTCATGCTATTGGCTGCCCTGCACACATGTGACCAG gTCAGTGCTTATGGCTTTATGACACCGGACTACAGGAAGTATTCAGACCATTACTATGACAACCAGTTCCGGCCTGTGGGGTTCTTCATCAACCATGACCTGCGCCTGGAGATGTCGCTATGGCAACAGCTGCACCAGGCTGGCCTCATCCGCCTGTACATGCGCCCGTGA